A genomic segment from Schistocerca piceifrons isolate TAMUIC-IGC-003096 chromosome 4, iqSchPice1.1, whole genome shotgun sequence encodes:
- the LOC124794949 gene encoding probable glutamine--tRNA ligase, with protein MIEQNKLIETFVSLGLSEQKAKETIKNETITQNLKQAVDEAEKLGGVPDESKMLLYQLASKIKKQTAHHIPMIVNYIYSRKIDSNERLDAALEYLLSHLKDELNLSSFEEACGVGVVITPEEIENSVEEIIAAHKNELLEKRYQFNLGIIMQEVRKRLKWADGKALRNEVDIQILDLLGPKTEADLLSHNKSDKKVKSAKKGSNLVKTKEIEKTADAKNEIESASIGDIMKKLNFHKPGENYKTEGYVITPNTFNILKDHLKVTGGQVRTRFPPEPNGILHIGHAKAININFGYAAAHEGVCFLRYDDTNPEKEEEKFFVGIREMVNWLGYKPFQITHSSDYFDQLYKWAIELIKKDLAYVCHQSSDEIKGINAPLSPWRNRPVEESLKLFEDMRKGKIDEGKATLRMKVTLEEGKQDPVAYRIKFLPHHRTGDKWCIYPTYDYTHCLCDSIENITHSLCTKEFQNRRSSYYWLCNALDIYCPVQWEYGRLNLNYTVVSKRKIAKLIEEGIVNDWDDPRLFTLTALRRRGFPPEAINNFCAQVGVTGATSVVDPQMLEACVRDSLNTTAPRAMVVLEPLKVKILNFPYSESTQVKVPNFPSEPDRGSHFVPFDKEVFIERSDYREEDEKGYRRLTNSQPVGLRHAGYVISVVRAIKNSVGNVTELEVQCQPSTEFKPKAFIHWVSHHIPVQVRLYDMLFKHKNPEDPNEVPGGFLSDCNKDSLKILNAYADVSVSKARVFDKFQFERLGFFSVDPDTKDGSLVFNRTVSLKEDANKS; from the coding sequence ATGATTGAGCAAAATAAATTAATTGAAACTTTTGTATCTCTGGGGCTCAGTGAGCAGaaagcaaaggaaacaataaagaatgaaacaatAACGCAAAACTTGAAACAAGCAgttgatgaagcagagaaattgggTGGTGTACCAGATGAAAGTAAAATGCTCCTCTACCAGCTAGctagtaaaattaaaaaacaaactgCTCACCATATACCCATGATTGTGAATTACATTTACTCCAGAAAAATTGATTCGAATGAGAGACTTGATGCAGCATTAGAGTATTTACTGTCTCATCTCAAAGATGAATTAAACCTGTCTTCCTTTGAAGAAGCCTGTGGCGTCGGTGTGGTCATAACTCCAGAAGAAATTGAAAATTCAGTCGAAGAAATCATTGCTGCTCATAAAAATGAATTATTAGAAAAGAGGTATCAGTTCAATTTAGGAATTATTATGCAAGAGGTGAGGAAACGCTTAAAATGGGCTGACGGAAAAGCACTTAGAAATGAAGTGGACATTCAGATTTTAGATTTATTAGGCCCTAAAACAGAAGCTGACTTGTTAAGCCACAATAAATCAGATAAGAAAGTTAAAAGCGCAAAAAAGGGAAGCAATTTGGTGAAGACGAAAGAAATTGAGAAGACTGCTGATGCAAAAAATGAAATTGAAAGTGCTTCTATAGGAGAtattatgaaaaaattaaatttccacAAACCTGGAGAAAATTACAAAACAGAAGGCTATGTCATTACACCAAACACTTTTAACATTCTCAAAGATCATCTGAAGGTTACCGGTGGACAAGTGAGGACAAGGTTTCCACCAGAGCCTAATGGAATTTTACATATTGGTCACGCAAAAGCTATCAACATTAATTTTGGTTATGCTGCAGCTCACGAGGGTGTTTGCTTCTTGCGATATGACGACACAAATCcagaaaaggaagaggagaaatTCTTTGTGGGCATCAGAGAAATGGTGAACTGGCTAGGATACAAGCCATTTCAGATTACTCATTCGTCCGATTACTTTGATCAGTTATACAAGTGGGCAATAGAACTTATAAAAAAGGATTTAGCATATGTTTGTCACCAGAGTTCAGATGAGATCAAAGGCATTAACGCCCCACTTTCTCCGTGGAGAAATCGGCCAGTTGAAGAAAGTCTTAAACTGTTTGAGGATATGCGTAAAGGAAAAATAGATGAGGGCAAAGCGACACTTAGAATGAAAGTGACATTGGAAGAAGGGAAACAAGACCCAGTCGCATACAGAATTAAGTTTTTGCCTCACCATAGAACAGGAGACAAATGGTGCATATATCCGACATACGACTACACTCACTGTTTATGTGACTCTATCGAAAACATAACTCATTCTTTATGTACAAAAGAATTTCAGAATCGCCGTTCCTCGTATTACTGGCTTTGCAATGCGCTGGACATTTACTGCCCTGTGCAGTGGGAATACGGACGCTTGAATCTGAATTACACCGTAGTATCCAAACGTAAAATTGCAAAGCTAATTGAGGAGGGTATTGTAAACGATTGGGACGATCCACGTCTCTTTACTTTAACTGCACTGAGAAGACGAGGGTTCCCACCGGAAGCTATAAACAATTTTTGTGCTCAGGTAGGAGTTACAGGTGCGACATCTGTAGTCGATCCTCAGATGCTCGAGGCATGTGTCAGAGATTCTTTAAATACTACTGCTCCACGAGCTATGGTAGTTCTGGAACCGTTGAAAGTGAAGATCCTCAACTTTCCATATTCTGAGAGTACTCAAGTTAAAGTTCCCAATTTCCCCAGTGAACCAGACCGAGGAAGCCATTTTGTTCCATTTGATAAGGAAGTGTTTATTGAGAGAAGTGACTACAGAGAAGAGGACGAGAAAGGATACAGAAGACTGACAAATTCTCAACCGGTCGGCCTGCGACATGCCGGTTACGTTATTTCTGTGGTAAGGGCCATTAAAAATAGTGTCGGCAATGTAACTGAATTGGAAGTACAGTGTCAACCTTCAACAGAATTTAAACCGAAGGCGTTTATTCATTGGGTGTCGCATCATATTCCTGTGCAAGTTCGTTTGTATGACATGCTGTTTAAACATAAAAATCCAGAAGACCCCAATGAGGTGCCAGGAGGGTTCCTATCGGACTGTAACAAAGATTCGCTGAAGATACTGAATGCATATGCAGATGTTTCTGTGTCAAAAGCTAGAGTTTTTGACAAATTCCAGTTTGAGAGATTGGGTTTCTTTTCTGTTGACCCAGACACAAAAGATGGTTCTTTAGTTTTTAATAGGACTGTTAGTTTAAAGGAGGATGCTAATAAATCATAG